agttgttggaagtgatacgaaaacacctcatgcaaaaattcagccaaatcggatgagaaatgcgccctctagaggatcaagaagccaagaccccagatcggtttatatgccatctatatcaggttatgaaccgatttgaaccatacttagcttagttgttggaagtgatgcccaaacactacgtgcaaaatttcaataaaatcggaagagaattgcgccctctagaggctcaagaagtcaagacccaagatcggtttatatggcagctatatcaaaacatggaccaatttggcccatttgcaataccaaccgacctacactaataaaaagtatttgtgcaaaatttcaagcggctagctttactccttcgaaagttagcgtgatttcgacagacagacggacggacatggctagatcgatttaaaacgatatgacgatcaagaatatgtatactttatggggtcttagacgcatatttagaggtgttacaaacagaatgacgaaattagaataatcccatcctattgtggagggtataataattattGAATTACAAGTTTAGAAACAcatatttacataaaaaatttgtcgTCCAGTGTTTTCCATTAGATGTTGATAAGACTTGTGTCTTAGTTTTCACAACAAAGTATGCTTTTCTTCACTAGcgctcaatattttgttttgagcTTATACTTAGCATTAACATTGAACTTTTACAGGCAGAGATTTCCTTATGTTCTCTCTCCCAAGAAAATCCGAATAAACGCAATCAAAAGATTTGTCAAGACACAGGGTGACaaaaagttttcaatttttcctgtaaatttttgtaattatttgatACACTTCTAAGAAAGGCGAAGCAAACAGGAAATGAGTTACAGATTGGATTCGATGAAAATGCTCACCAAATTTTTTGGGGTAGTACCAGCATTAATAAACGCAGCCATGGCAAAAGTATATTCCAACCCAAGGACAAGTTAGTCAAAAATttgatgaagctcccatattaGGGAGCATTTCAAAAAGAGATCTTTACTCAGATTTTAATGAAGGACAAATGGAATTTATGGCAACATTCCTTAAAATTCATGTGTAATGGTGGCggtaaaaaatttagaaaattagaatttttgtgatcggtttatatgggagatttattaggttataaaccgatttaaactttacttggcacaattgttggagatcgtaacagaacactatattccaaatttcagcctaatcggacaaaaattgaagaatccaggggtcaagaagttaaatcggcagtttggtttatataggagctttatccaaatctgaacagaaatGGCCGATTTGCATTCTCCAATGGCCTACCtcgatactaagtatctgtgcaaaatatcaagtgtCTAGCTTGATGCtcttcgacagctatcgtgatttcgacagacagacggacattgctatatcgaatcaggatgtcgagacggtcaagaatatatatactttatgcgatcctagatcaatatttcgaggtgttacaaacggaacgactagatgagtgtacccccatactatggtggtgggtataaaaatggcttgaaagccatgtaaaagcttctgcccatagaggtgtcggacaggggcacgccgttcggactcggctgtaaaaaggtggtggacggatgagaattgcgccctctggcggctcaataagttaatatcggtttatatggcatatataccaggttattaaccgatttggaccatacttcgcataaatgttggaagtgataccaaaataccacgtgcaaaattacagccaaatcggataggaattgcgccttctaaaagctcaagaagtcaagaccccagatcggtttatatggcagctatatcaggttatgaaccgatttgaagcatacttaacacagttgttggaagtaacatCAAAcgactatttgcaaaatttcagttaaatcggacgagaattgtgccctctagaggctcaagaagtcaagaaccaagatcggttaagatggcagctatatcaggttatgtaccgatttgcgccatactaagcacagtagtGGGAAGTAATAcctaaacaccacgtgcaaaatttcaatcaaatcggacgagaattgcaccctctagaggctcaagaagtgaagacccaggatcggtttatatggcagctatatcaggttatgaaacgatttgggccatacttaacacagctgttaaaagtcataccaaaacactacgtgcaaaatttcagccaaatcggatgagatttgcgccctctagaggctcaagaagtcaaaatcccagatccgtttatatggaagctatatcaggttatgtaccgatttgcgccatactaagcacagttatgggaagtgataccaaaataccacgcgcaaaatttcagccaaatcggatgagatttgcggcctctagaggcttaagaagtcaaaacccaagatcggttaatatggcagctatatcaaaacatggaccgatttggcccatttacaattccaaccgacctacactaataaaaagtatttgtgcaaagttttaagtggctagctttactctttcgacagacagacagacggacggacggacatggttagatcgacttaaaatgacatgacgatcaagaacatatatacaatatggggtctcaaatgcatatttcgaggtgttaccaacagaatgacgaaattagtatacccccatcctacgatggagggtataaaaatttacattgGATGTTGAAACaaggttttttattttttggaataTAGGACTTAATCGAAAGTTTTCGGCGAGTCGATTTTAATTACTTGACcttgaatcgtcttagatttctatgGCATTCGAGAATGTATATACCATAAAAGGGTCTTACATCAATATCATCAGGAAACGGATTGACgaagtttatttataaaatcgcgatgaaatggaaaatttgtGAATCAAATATTATGTTACTAAAAGAAagttaaaatctttattttaaggCCAACTATTATTTAAAATCAAGAAATTTGTCCTAATTTTCTAAACATAACATAAAACGCATCTTCAAGGTTTTTCAACACAATTTCCCGTGTTCTCCATATAAATAAAGCCAGGATTACATATGCATCTATGGCGACTGTAGCACATGCCATTTTCACAAGATCTGAAAGAAAAGTCCACATATATCAATATTAACTAATAAGtgtcttagccaaactcatACTCACTGGTAGCAGGTGGCATGACATACCCCTTCCTTGAGGGTAAAGCCATGTTTACATGCACAAACACCATTGACATTGCATTCACCGCCCGGCCCACAATCTGGTGAACAGGTAGCCCTACAACCACTCTCAGTCAGGGTATAACCATTAATGCAGCTACAAACTTCGGGCTCGGTACAATTCAATAGTAGATTTGAACCACAACccctactgcaaatcggacggcaGAAACGACGAGTCTCATCCAGCTTATAACCTGGATCACATTTACAGGTTTCGTCTAGATAACAACGGCCATTTAGACAACCCAGAGGGCAACTGAATACACAGTCCCCGTTGTCATTGCGTACAAATCCATCGAAGCAATCACACTCGTTGGGTCCCACACAATGGCCATTGCGGCAATCATCACAAACGGGGGAACAAACATCACCTTCAAGACTACGCTCCAAAACATAACCAGGACAACAGACAGTGATTCTGGTGTAACGCTGAGTCTTTTCAAGTACTTTGACAACGGCATAGTTAGCAACTGCATCATTGCTGGAAGAGATGAggaaaagcaaaaatttttagagGGACGAATAAAATAATTTGCATAAACTCCACTTTAGAATGGGAATATACTGAAgtcacacagtggg
The Stomoxys calcitrans chromosome 3, idStoCalc2.1, whole genome shotgun sequence genome window above contains:
- the LOC106085076 gene encoding epidermal growth factor-like protein, which encodes MEKYLNYVRPHTFKVFKYSFLAVVLGFLLQQLSHAVSVVVEAKAYDQRQRSKFPMSQSTPQMYGAAARYSQIAINNECNSEVGNQTHIYTLNVPNDAVANYAVVKVLEKTQRYTRITVCCPGYVLERSLEGDVCSPVCDDCRNGHCVGPNECDCFDGFVRNDNGDCVFSCPLGCLNGRCYLDETCKCDPGYKLDETRRFCRPICSRGCGSNLLLNCTEPEVCSCINGYTLTESGCRATCSPDCGPGGECNVNGVCACKHGFTLKEGVCHATCYQSCENGMCYSRHRCICNPGFIYMENTGNCVEKP